A part of Rhinoderma darwinii isolate aRhiDar2 chromosome 1, aRhiDar2.hap1, whole genome shotgun sequence genomic DNA contains:
- the LOC142747793 gene encoding pikachurin-like has product MRQWPLGKALSGADVGDCSIGVCDEASCINGGTCTSRSADSYMCLCPIGFQGRHCEEAFILAIPQFNESARSYAVTRWPFEPHHYLSFMELDMTFRPDAEDGTILYSYDNDSRDFISISTVSGYVVFRFDCGSGTAVIRSEKTVSLGQWHEVRVSRTAKNGLLQVDNQKQVEGMSEGGFTQIKCNPNIYIGGVPDYDMVKKNSGVLRPFSGSIQKLILNDRIINLVRGLSSGVNIANTLHPCASMPCANRGSCRPKHDSYECDCPLGFDGKNCQKVVTEAIEIPQFIGRSYLIYDNREILKRVSGSRTNIFMRFKTTVKDGLLMWRGDSPMRPNSDFISLGLQDGTLVFSYNLGSGMVSIMVNGTFNDGRWHRIKAVRDGQSGKVTVDDYGAKTGKSPALMRQLNINGDLYVGGMKEIALHTNRQYMGGLIGCISHFTLSTDYHVSLVEDATDGKNINTCGIK; this is encoded by the exons ATGAGGCAGTGGCCCCTGGGGAAGGCTCTTAGCGGAGCGGATGTGG GTGACTGCAGCATCGGGGTCTGTGATGAGGCATCCTGTATTAATGGTGGGACCTGCACGTCCAGGTCAGCGGACTCCTACATGTGTCTCTGTCCTATTGGATTTCAGGGACGTCACTGTGAGGAAG CTTTCATCCTGGCTATTCCCCAGTTCAATGAATCTGCTCGTTCTTATGCCGTGACAAGATGGCCGTTCGAACCGCACCATTACCTCTCATTTATGGAGTTGGACATGACGTTCCGCCCGGATGCTGAAGACGGAACCATCCTCTACAGCTACGACAATGACAGCAGAGACTTTATATCCATCTCCACGGTCAGCGGCTACGTGGTTTTCAGGTTTGACTGCGGCTCAGGAACAGCAGTGATAAG AAGCGAAAAGACTGTAAGCCTTGGCCAGTGGCATGAAGTACGAGTCTCTCGAACAGCTAAGAATGGCCTCTTACAGGTGGACAACCAAAAGCAAGTTGAAGGAATGTCTGAG GGCGGATTCACACAGATCAAGTGTAACCCCAACATCTATATCGGCGGAGTTCCTGATTATGATATGGTCAAGAAAAACTCCGGAGTCTTACGTCCTTTTAGTGGAAGTATCCAGAAA TTAATACTCAATGACAGGATCATTAACCTTGTGCGTGGTCTGAGCTCTGGGGTGAACATTGCCAACACTCTCCATCCCTGTGCCAGTATGCCATGTGCCAATAGAGGGAGCTGTAGACCCAAACACGACAGCTATGAATGTGACTGCCCCCTAGGCTTCGATGGCAAGAACTGTCAGAAAG TCGTTACAGAGGCCATTGAAATTCCACAGTTTATTGGACGAAGTTATCTCATTTATGACAATAGGGAGATTCTTAAAAG AGTTTCAGGATCTCGAACAAACATATTCATGAGATTTAAGACCACAGTGAAGGATGGGCTGCTCATGTGGAGGGGGGATAGTCCTATGCGGCCAAACAGTGACTTTATCTCATTGGGCCTTCAAGATGGAACCCTTGTTTTTAG TTATAATTTAGGAAGTGGAATGGTTTCTATAATGGTCAACGGAACGTTTAATGATGGCAGGTGGCACCGCATCAAGGCTGTacg TGATGGTCAGTCTGGAAAAGTGACTGTGGATGATTATGGTGCCAAAACGGGAAAATCTCCAGCTTTAATGCGGCAGCTGAACATTAACGGAGATCTTTATGTTG GTGGGATGAAGGAGATCGCCTTACACACCAACCGGCAGTATATGGGAGGCCTTATAGGTTGTATCTCTCACTTCACTCTGTCTACAGACTATCACGTGTCACTGGTTGAAGACGCAACGGATGGGAAAAACATTAATACTTGTGGCATTAAATAG